GCTCGTCGGTGAGTTCGCCGCGTGCGTAGCGGTCTCTGAGGGTATCGAGCGCGTCGCGCTGGCTCTCGTCGTCTGCGTCCTGCATCGGTGAAGTGGCGTCTTCCTCGAGTTCCGGTTCCTCCTCGTCGTCGCCGAACAGGATGCCGACGATAGGGACGATGACGATGTACCCAAACAGCATGAACGGGAGCCACCAGTCCAGCCCCGACAACAGCGCGGCGAGCCAGATGCCGGTGACCAGCAAACTCGCGATTCCGGTCGCGTTCCCCACGAGTCGCTCCCGGAGTGTCGAACTCATACAGTGCAGTTGGCGCGAGGGGAGTAAAAATCAGGGCGGTGAATCTGCTATCTCGCGGCCAGTTCTCCAGTCGAAACGAGGGGGTGTGGGTGGCGTTGGCGAACGCCACCGCGACGAACGGTCCGGGAACGCGGGATTACGCGTAGGTCTCTTCTAAGTACTGGACGATGTCCGAACTCTCTGGCATGCCGGAGACGTCGTGTTCTTCGTCGACGAGGACGGGAACGCCGGTCTGACCGCTCACATCCTTCACTTCGGTGCGCTCGCTACGCGCGGCCGGTACCTCGATGGATTCGTACTCGAGGTCCAGTTCGTCGAGTTTGCTCGTGACCTTCGCACAGAACGGGCACCCGGGGAGTTCGTAGAGTTGAATGGAACTCATCAGACACACGTATGGGTGGAA
This sequence is a window from Haladaptatus sp. QDMS2. Protein-coding genes within it:
- a CDS encoding SHOCT domain-containing protein, with the protein product MSSTLRERLVGNATGIASLLVTGIWLAALLSGLDWWLPFMLFGYIVIVPIVGILFGDDEEEPELEEDATSPMQDADDESQRDALDTLRDRYARGELTDEQFERKLERLLDTETLENVEERAQAREKQPE
- a CDS encoding glutathione S-transferase N-terminal domain-containing protein → MSSIQLYELPGCPFCAKVTSKLDELDLEYESIEVPAARSERTEVKDVSGQTGVPVLVDEEHDVSGMPESSDIVQYLEETYA